In a single window of the Flavobacterium sp. W4I14 genome:
- a CDS encoding hypothetical protein (product_source=Hypo-rule applied; cleavage_site_network=SignalP-noTM; pfam=PF13505; smart=SM00869; superfamily=56935), with protein MKKLLLSASVLLLATGAFAQTKMTSETARFGIKAGVNLSKFHAGGDDAAANAFNDNAKNNVGFNVTAFGDFGVGNNFFIQPGVSLQNKGNKFESVNTATAGNNTITTTSSIKTNLMAIEVPVNAVFRIPTGDAGAVQISAGPYIGFNISGKDKGENTVTTVNNSNNTSATVTTSNDKDLSFGSASDKNYNSTEFGANFGLAYRTNSGFLVGANYGLGLTDLTPKDRQANTNKLTNRVLGFSVGYSF; from the coding sequence ATGAAAAAGTTACTATTAAGTGCATCAGTTTTATTATTAGCAACAGGTGCATTTGCACAGACAAAAATGACCAGTGAAACTGCTCGCTTTGGGATAAAAGCTGGCGTTAACCTTTCAAAGTTTCACGCTGGTGGCGATGATGCCGCAGCCAATGCTTTTAATGATAATGCCAAAAACAATGTTGGATTCAACGTTACAGCATTTGGTGATTTTGGTGTAGGAAATAACTTCTTTATCCAACCAGGTGTATCATTACAGAACAAGGGTAATAAATTCGAATCTGTAAATACAGCAACTGCAGGAAACAATACCATTACGACCACATCTTCTATTAAAACCAATTTAATGGCTATTGAAGTACCCGTAAACGCAGTATTCAGAATTCCTACTGGTGATGCCGGCGCAGTTCAGATCAGTGCTGGTCCGTATATCGGTTTTAACATCTCTGGTAAAGATAAAGGAGAAAATACGGTTACAACAGTGAACAACTCCAACAATACCAGTGCTACCGTTACGACTTCTAATGATAAAGACTTATCATTTGGTAGTGCCAGCGATAAAAATTATAATAGTACCGAATTTGGTGCAAACTTTGGTTTAGCGTACCGCACAAATTCAGGATTTTTAGTAGGTGCTAACTATGGCTTGGGTTTAACAGATTTGACTCCGAAAGACAGACAGGCTAATACCAACAAATTAACTAACCGTGTGTTAGGTTTCTCAGTTGGTTATTCTTTCTAA
- a CDS encoding hypothetical protein (product_source=Hypo-rule applied; transmembrane_helix_parts=Inside_1_4,TMhelix_5_27,Outside_28_419), which translates to MTKKYYILLICLLCSLGLRASSLLIYMDEDQKNHLKAYGIAYWTISKQLEVDWLLNYRGGSFLIKYNKTVEDELKIRGVSYEVMADGKVTNLLNEISDPAVNMEMVKLEKTPKIAVYSPKSKLPWDDAVTLVLTYAEIPYDVIYDDDILQHKLSKYDWLHLHHEDFTGQYGRFWANFRYATWYQEDVKNQETLAKRMGYKKVSEMKLAVAKHIKEYCAGGGFLFAMCSGTDSFDIALAADGVDICAQMFDGDAADPNAQSKLDFNKTLAFQNFKLDNNPMNYEFSDIDATQTRTLNQTNDYFTLFDFSAKWDLVPTMLTQDHDKVIKGFMGQTTAFRKSLVKTSVTVLGENKGAAEVRYLHGEIGKGQFTFYGGHDPEDYQHAVGDPPTDLNLHPNSPGYRLILNNVLFPAAKKKPQKT; encoded by the coding sequence TTGACAAAGAAATATTATATCCTGCTCATTTGCCTGCTTTGCTCACTGGGGCTAAGGGCTTCTTCCTTGTTGATTTACATGGATGAAGACCAAAAAAACCACCTTAAAGCATATGGTATTGCCTATTGGACAATCAGCAAACAACTGGAGGTTGATTGGCTTTTAAACTATCGCGGCGGAAGCTTTTTAATTAAATACAATAAAACAGTTGAAGACGAGCTTAAAATCCGTGGCGTATCGTATGAAGTAATGGCCGATGGAAAGGTAACCAACCTTTTAAACGAAATCAGCGATCCTGCTGTGAATATGGAAATGGTTAAGCTGGAGAAAACACCAAAAATTGCGGTTTACTCTCCAAAAAGCAAATTACCATGGGATGATGCCGTTACACTCGTTTTAACTTATGCCGAAATTCCATACGATGTAATTTATGATGATGATATTTTACAGCATAAATTGAGCAAATACGATTGGCTACACTTGCACCACGAAGATTTTACCGGACAGTACGGCCGTTTCTGGGCCAATTTCAGGTACGCAACCTGGTACCAGGAAGATGTTAAAAACCAGGAAACCTTAGCTAAGCGCATGGGTTATAAAAAGGTTTCTGAAATGAAACTAGCCGTTGCCAAACACATTAAAGAATATTGTGCTGGTGGAGGCTTTTTGTTTGCGATGTGCTCGGGCACTGATAGTTTCGATATTGCCCTTGCTGCTGATGGGGTAGATATCTGCGCCCAAATGTTTGATGGCGACGCTGCAGATCCTAATGCACAAAGTAAACTGGATTTCAATAAAACCCTGGCCTTCCAGAATTTTAAGTTAGACAATAACCCAATGAACTATGAATTTTCGGATATCGACGCTACTCAAACCCGTACACTGAATCAAACCAACGATTACTTTACTTTATTCGATTTTTCGGCCAAATGGGATCTTGTCCCAACCATGCTTACCCAAGATCATGATAAGGTGATTAAAGGCTTTATGGGGCAAACCACAGCTTTCAGAAAGAGCTTAGTTAAAACAAGTGTAACTGTTTTGGGCGAAAATAAAGGTGCTGCAGAGGTAAGGTATTTACATGGGGAAATTGGCAAAGGTCAGTTTACTTTTTATGGCGGGCACGATCCGGAAGATTATCAGCATGCTGTTGGCGATCCGCCAACAGATTTAAATCTGCATCCAAATTCACCTGGCTATCGCTTGATCTTAAATAATGTTCTTTTTCCGGCCGCGAAAAAGAAACCTCAAAAAACATAA
- a CDS encoding peptidyl-prolyl cis-trans isomerase B (cyclophilin B) (product_source=KO:K03768; cath_funfam=2.40.100.10; cog=COG0652; ko=KO:K03768; pfam=PF00160; superfamily=50891) — protein sequence MSKAIIKTEKGEMTVEFYDNDAPKAVANFKKLAKEGFYDGVTFHRVIPNFMVQGGCPNSKDPAKAHLAGTGGPGYKIDCELDGENQYHDRGVLSMAHAGRNTGGSQFFICHSRTNTAHLDRNHTCFGKVVENVDLVDDIRQGDKILNIEVLED from the coding sequence ATGAGTAAAGCAATAATAAAAACAGAAAAAGGCGAAATGACTGTAGAATTCTACGATAATGATGCGCCGAAAGCCGTTGCAAACTTTAAAAAATTAGCTAAAGAAGGCTTTTATGATGGTGTAACTTTTCACCGTGTAATTCCTAACTTTATGGTTCAGGGCGGATGCCCAAATTCAAAAGACCCGGCTAAAGCACATTTAGCAGGTACTGGTGGCCCAGGTTACAAAATTGATTGCGAATTGGACGGAGAAAATCAATATCATGATCGTGGTGTTTTATCTATGGCGCATGCTGGCCGTAACACTGGTGGTTCACAGTTTTTTATCTGCCACAGCAGAACAAATACTGCTCACTTAGACCGTAACCATACTTGTTTTGGTAAAGTAGTTGAGAATGTTGATCTTGTAGATGATATCCGTCAAGGTGATAAAATTTTAAACATAGAAGTTTTAGAAGATTAG
- a CDS encoding hypothetical protein (product_source=Hypo-rule applied; pfam=PF18347): MNLRGIVAVSGRPGLFKLVGQNKVGYILEGLDAQKTKVVANITNTKLASLEDITVYGEDEEIKLADIFAKISAKGSTPDLKGDLRAYFLEVAPGHDQEKVYASDMKKIITWYNLLKDLPLFTEETPETPGTPAEVKLSEEKAASDKKQKATGSKASASAKATTKTSAPAKKASMTSKKGV, from the coding sequence ATGAATTTAAGAGGAATTGTTGCCGTATCTGGCAGACCGGGTTTATTTAAACTGGTTGGACAAAATAAAGTAGGTTACATTTTAGAAGGCTTAGATGCTCAAAAAACTAAAGTTGTAGCCAACATCACCAACACAAAATTAGCTTCGTTAGAAGATATTACCGTGTATGGCGAAGATGAGGAAATTAAATTGGCAGATATTTTTGCTAAAATTTCAGCAAAAGGATCTACTCCCGATTTGAAAGGCGATTTACGCGCTTATTTCCTTGAAGTAGCACCAGGTCACGATCAAGAGAAAGTTTATGCTTCTGATATGAAGAAAATTATCACTTGGTATAACTTATTAAAAGATCTGCCATTGTTTACTGAAGAAACTCCAGAAACGCCAGGTACACCAGCAGAGGTTAAGTTGTCCGAAGAAAAAGCAGCTTCTGATAAAAAACAAAAAGCTACGGGATCTAAAGCATCAGCGAGTGCTAAAGCAACTACTAAAACTTCAGCTCCAGCTAAAAAAGCAAGTATGACCAGTAAAAAAGGCGTTTAA
- a CDS encoding hypothetical protein (product_source=Hypo-rule applied; superfamily=89942; transmembrane_helix_parts=Inside_1_21,TMhelix_22_41,Outside_42_42), with protein sequence MLLDKYKREYRYKSNQNGNNKYFWISIIASLVIVALLYYFFD encoded by the coding sequence ATGCTATTAGATAAATATAAACGGGAATACAGATATAAAAGCAATCAGAACGGCAACAATAAATACTTTTGGATCAGCATTATTGCATCATTGGTTATTGTAGCTTTGCTTTATTATTTCTTCGATTAG
- a CDS encoding 23S rRNA (pseudouridine1915-N3)-methyltransferase (product_source=KO:K00783; cath_funfam=3.40.1280.10; cog=COG1576; ko=KO:K00783; pfam=PF02590; superfamily=75217; tigrfam=TIGR00246) encodes MKITLIAIGKTEDKYLIEGIDKYINRLKHYINFSFVALPDVKNVKNLSEAQQKAKEAELLHKQINNGDVVILLDEKGKKYSSVEFSNYLNKQMIGSVQHLIFIIGGPYGFDETIYKRANGLISLSDMTFSHQMIRLFFVEQLYRGFSILKGEPYHHA; translated from the coding sequence ATGAAGATTACACTGATCGCCATTGGCAAAACAGAAGATAAATATCTAATTGAAGGAATTGATAAATACATCAACCGTTTAAAGCACTATATTAATTTTAGTTTTGTGGCTTTGCCAGATGTAAAGAACGTTAAAAACCTAAGCGAGGCCCAGCAAAAGGCAAAAGAAGCCGAGTTGCTGCATAAACAAATTAACAATGGCGATGTTGTTATTTTATTGGATGAAAAAGGAAAAAAATATTCATCCGTAGAATTTTCAAACTACTTAAATAAACAGATGATTGGTAGTGTGCAGCATTTAATTTTTATTATTGGCGGTCCGTATGGATTTGACGAAACCATTTACAAAAGGGCAAACGGGTTAATTTCGCTGTCTGACATGACCTTTTCTCATCAAATGATCAGATTGTTTTTTGTAGAGCAGCTTTACCGGGGATTTAGCATTTTAAAAGGAGAACCTTATCATCACGCTTAG
- a CDS encoding hypothetical protein (product_source=Hypo-rule applied; cath_funfam=1.10.1420.10,3.40.50.300; pfam=PF00488; smart=SM00534; superfamily=48334,52540; transmembrane_helix_parts=Inside_1_32,TMhelix_33_51,Outside_52_60,TMhelix_61_78,Inside_79_224,TMhelix_225_247,Outside_248_604), with the protein MLKQQVEIIADYDQKIKQVTADIAETKKIIDQLSFIRIGLFLAEILFFILLLRSADDNLRTLIQLALLVPIIAFAFIVRRQSKLDREIDFKKQLLWVYQNEWNVLNGTANGYDHGKAFESELHPYTSDLDIFGSASLFALINRCSTKSGNNLLAKNFAEKQTRDKILLRQEAIKEITDKITKTYSFRANLHGYDPDKIEQIKIQLKHQLGAQLEFVKGSFLRLYIKLVPYISVGLILAALFISAVFWKILALLFVIHTGWNVLLGSKINKVFYTFGGSSNLLNGYASAILWTENQNWKSSYTLSLLDSKIPVSKEIKGLSKIIQNFDARLNILVGGILNALLLWDLKCCISLDIWYKSSSKDVISALDHLGDFEELISLATTAYNQPEWVFPVLADQFALATTHIGHPLINEQVRVDNDFHLEAKPTVDIVTGSNMAGKSTFLRTLGINMILAYSGAPVCAKTMQLSVFSINTYMRIKDSLNESTSTFKAELNRLKMILDNVVKDKDTFVLIDEMLRGTNSRDKYLGSKVFIQKLITEKTPALFATHDLQLADLIVDHPETVRNFHFDIQITEGEMKFDYLLKHGPCKTFNAAILLKEIGLTLD; encoded by the coding sequence ATGTTAAAACAACAAGTAGAAATAATAGCCGATTACGACCAAAAAATTAAGCAGGTTACTGCTGATATAGCGGAGACCAAAAAAATAATCGATCAACTTTCCTTCATCCGGATAGGCCTGTTCCTGGCCGAAATTTTATTCTTTATTCTACTGTTACGTTCTGCAGATGATAATTTACGTACATTAATTCAGCTTGCATTATTGGTGCCGATTATTGCCTTTGCCTTTATTGTGCGCAGGCAAAGTAAGCTAGACCGCGAAATCGATTTTAAAAAGCAACTCTTATGGGTTTATCAGAATGAATGGAATGTTTTAAACGGAACAGCGAATGGCTATGATCATGGTAAGGCTTTCGAATCTGAACTGCATCCCTATACTTCCGACCTTGATATTTTTGGAAGTGCATCTCTGTTTGCACTGATCAACCGTTGCAGTACTAAAAGCGGAAATAACCTTTTGGCTAAAAATTTCGCAGAAAAACAGACCAGGGATAAGATATTACTCCGCCAGGAAGCTATAAAAGAAATAACAGATAAGATAACAAAAACTTATAGTTTCAGGGCTAATCTGCATGGTTACGATCCCGATAAAATAGAGCAGATTAAAATACAGCTTAAACACCAATTGGGGGCACAATTGGAATTTGTAAAGGGCAGTTTTTTGAGGCTTTATATCAAGCTGGTGCCTTATATTTCTGTTGGTTTAATTTTAGCAGCACTTTTTATCAGCGCTGTTTTTTGGAAAATATTGGCACTTCTATTTGTAATCCACACGGGGTGGAATGTTTTATTAGGTTCAAAAATTAACAAGGTTTTTTACACCTTTGGTGGAAGTTCGAACCTGTTAAACGGTTATGCCAGTGCTATTTTATGGACAGAAAATCAAAACTGGAAAAGTTCATACACCTTAAGTTTATTAGATTCAAAAATCCCGGTAAGCAAAGAAATTAAAGGCTTATCTAAAATTATTCAGAATTTTGATGCCAGGCTGAATATCCTGGTTGGTGGTATATTGAACGCACTTTTGCTTTGGGATTTAAAGTGCTGCATCAGTCTAGACATTTGGTATAAATCTTCATCAAAGGATGTGATTTCGGCTCTTGACCATTTAGGCGATTTTGAAGAGTTGATATCATTGGCCACAACAGCCTATAATCAGCCAGAGTGGGTTTTTCCGGTGCTTGCTGACCAATTTGCATTAGCCACCACCCATATTGGTCATCCGCTTATTAACGAGCAAGTTCGGGTGGATAATGATTTTCATTTAGAAGCAAAACCAACTGTAGATATTGTAACAGGTTCTAACATGGCCGGCAAAAGCACTTTTTTACGTACTTTGGGTATTAATATGATATTGGCTTATTCTGGTGCACCGGTTTGTGCCAAAACCATGCAATTATCGGTTTTTTCGATCAATACCTATATGCGGATTAAAGATTCGCTGAATGAAAGTACCTCAACTTTTAAGGCAGAGTTAAACCGCCTGAAAATGATTTTAGATAATGTGGTTAAAGACAAAGATACTTTTGTATTGATTGACGAAATGCTACGGGGTACAAACAGTAGGGATAAATATTTGGGCTCAAAGGTTTTTATACAAAAGCTGATTACCGAAAAAACACCTGCACTTTTTGCTACACACGATTTACAACTGGCAGATCTGATTGTCGATCACCCCGAAACCGTGCGTAATTTCCATTTCGATATCCAGATTACCGAAGGTGAAATGAAATTTGATTATTTACTAAAACACGGACCATGTAAGACTTTTAATGCAGCTATTTTGCTGAAGGAAATTGGCTTAACTTTGGATTAA
- a CDS encoding AraC family transcriptional regulator of arabinose operon (product_source=KO:K02099; cath_funfam=1.10.10.60; cog=COG2207; ko=KO:K02099; pfam=PF02311,PF12833; smart=SM00342; superfamily=46689,51215), with protein sequence MGKRQVGHKNSFDFQKAFIIPRNVLIKQCTKNEIINNLYITDVGYYRKALNHYIKRNNGSEQHILIYCIEGKGNVEFQDTNYHIEAGNFIIIPKETAHTYQADPTLPWTIYWFHFSGTGADQLVASLQNYKAYAGFSEERNMLFDTIYNRLERGFSRENIIYANLCFHQYIAEVVYTDKHLVNDKIMEPDKVEEVIDFMRKNIEKMLSLKEMALAAYLSPSYLSAIFKKKTGTSPIDYFNQLKIQKTTQYLLFTNLRINEIAQKVGINDPYYFSRLFSSIMGISPKQYRDNRFN encoded by the coding sequence ATGGGGAAACGCCAAGTAGGGCACAAAAATAGTTTTGACTTTCAAAAAGCCTTTATCATTCCGAGGAATGTACTTATAAAACAGTGTACTAAAAATGAAATCATAAACAATTTATACATTACCGATGTTGGTTATTATCGTAAGGCATTGAATCACTATATAAAAAGAAATAATGGTTCAGAACAGCATATTCTGATTTATTGCATAGAAGGAAAGGGAAACGTAGAATTTCAGGATACCAATTATCATATTGAAGCAGGTAATTTCATTATTATTCCAAAAGAAACAGCACATACTTATCAAGCTGACCCAACGTTACCATGGACTATTTATTGGTTCCATTTTTCAGGAACCGGTGCTGATCAACTGGTTGCTTCGTTACAGAATTATAAGGCTTACGCAGGTTTTAGTGAAGAACGGAACATGCTGTTCGACACGATTTACAACCGATTAGAAAGAGGTTTTAGTAGAGAAAATATAATTTATGCCAATTTATGTTTCCACCAATACATTGCTGAAGTTGTTTATACTGATAAACATCTCGTTAACGATAAAATTATGGAGCCTGATAAAGTTGAAGAGGTTATAGATTTTATGCGGAAAAATATTGAAAAGATGCTCAGTTTAAAGGAAATGGCATTGGCTGCTTACCTTTCTCCTTCCTATTTATCTGCCATTTTCAAAAAGAAAACCGGAACCTCACCTATCGATTATTTTAACCAGCTCAAAATTCAGAAAACAACACAGTATTTATTGTTTACCAACCTGCGGATTAACGAAATTGCACAAAAAGTAGGCATTAACGATCCTTATTATTTTAGCAGGCTCTTTTCAAGCATCATGGGCATTTCGCCGAAACAATACCGCGATAATAGGTTTAATTAA